The DNA region ATTAACAAATTTACTCCTACAACTACAACAGTCAAATATCAGCAACTTAAATTCATGTACTTTGACTAAATAACATCACTAAAAGTCTAAAAATACCAAGTTGAGCAGGATAATTTGAAACATAATTCAGAACAAGTATTCATACCTGGGGCAATGTAACCATAGGAACCAGCAATGGCAGACATGCACTCAGAAGTGCCTGAATCTTGCAAGAATTTGGCAAGCCCAAAATCAGCAACATGAGCCTCAAAGCTTGAATCCAAAAGAATGTTGTTCGATTTAACATCTCGATGAACGATTAAAGGTGAACAATCATGGTGGAGGTAGCAAAGGCCCTTAGCTGCCTCAACCGCGATTTTATACCGTGTATCCCAATGCAAATGACCGCCTTTCTTACCGTGTAACACTTCCCCTAAGCTTCCATTAGGCATATACTCATACACTAAAAGGTTTGTCTCATGGTTTGAGCAAAACCCTAATAGTCTAACAATGTGTCTATGTCTAATCTTGCCTAAAGTCTGAATTTCAGCATTAAACCCATGATCATGAGATGATCCCCTACTCATTACAGGAAGTCTTTTGACAGCTACTTGATCCCCATTAGGCATAGACCCTTTATAAACGATCCCAGCACCACCTTTCCCAATTATGTTATCTTCCTTCAAGCAATCTAACACATCATCTCCAATGAAGTCTAACCGTTGAAAGGCGGTTAGCTTCCAAGCTCGAGCCTCACTCGCTTTCTTAAGAGAACGAGCTTTGATAATGGCAGCAATGGCAAATATAATAGAACAGAGCAAAAGGCCAATCACTAAGAGTAGCTTCATTGAAGCAGAAAGGCCTTTCTTTTGAGGTGGTTGGGAAGAACCCATAACACCATTTTTACAAGGACCTAAAAAAGGGCCACACAAATCAGGGTTACCCAGAAAAGATGTGTAGTTGAAGTAGCTAAACTGTCCAGTTTCAGGTACTAATCCAGAGAAATTGTTGTATGAAAAATCAACAGATGTTAAACTTTGCATAGTAGAGATTGATTTGGGTATACTACCATTCAAATGATTCCTTGAAATGTTCAAATAGTTCAATATCCTCATACCTGTAATCTCCTTTGGAATCTCACCGGAGAACTGATTTCTGCTAAGATCAACAAATGTAAGAAGCTTACATTGGCTAATCTCACGTGGGATTTCACCAGAAAATTTATTGCTACTAAAATCAATCTTAGAAAGTTGTTGCAACTTCCCAATCTCAGATGGGATAATCCCTGTAAACTTGTTCCCATCAAGCAACAACTTCTGAACTCCAGAAAAACTCCCAATACTAGCAGGTAATTTCCCAGTGAGCTGATTATTGGACAGAGAAATCTGCCCCAAATTAACAGCAACAGAATCATCTGTATCAGGGAAATCCCCAGTCAAAAGATTATTCTGAAGTTCAACTTGAGTAAGTTTTGGAAGCCCAAATAAACCTTTAGGAACAGACCCATTTAAGAAATTCTCCCCCATTCTAATCCTTGTAAGAGATTTACAACTCCCTAAACTCTCAGGAATTGGACCAAGCAAGAAATTCCCCAATGTTATCAATGTTTGTAGCTTTTCTCCTTTACAAAGATCTGGTGGTAAACTACCAGTAAGTTTATTAGAAGAAAGATCTAAAAGCTGCAAATTCCCATTACTCCCCAATTTTTCTGGCACACTCCCAGTAAAGTTATTCTCCCACAACTGAAGAACTTCTAACTCAGGCAAATCCCCAATAAACTCAGGTATACCACCATGTAGCTTGTTTCTGAAAAGATTCAAAAGGGTTAAATttttaagaagagaaaaagagtcAGGAATCTCACCAGACAACTGATTATTAGACAAGTCCATGGATTTTAAACTATTCAAAGATCCTAACTCAGTTGGGAGTGA from Amaranthus tricolor cultivar Red isolate AtriRed21 chromosome 3, ASM2621246v1, whole genome shotgun sequence includes:
- the LOC130809152 gene encoding leucine-rich repeat receptor-like serine/threonine-protein kinase BAM1, giving the protein MRILLILLLFLLLRFINGRTLPEHKALLGIKSAITDDPQASLSSWTPTTHHCTWAFVTCSSSSSSRHQTVVSLNISGLNLTGILSPDIGFLTNLQNLSVAANSFSGPIPSSISILSELRHLNISNNIFNETLPSSLSSLKKLNVLDVYNNNITGILPLSVVDMPELRHLHLGGNYFAGEIPVEYGKWKKLEYLAVSGNELVGKIPPEIGNLSALKELYIGYYNGYSGGIPPEFGNLSELVRFDAANCGLSGEIPKELGNLKKLDTLFLQVNTLSGSLPTELGSLNSLKSMDLSNNQLSGEIPDSFSLLKNLTLLNLFRNKLHGGIPEFIGDLPELEVLQLWENNFTGSVPEKLGSNGNLQLLDLSSNKLTGSLPPDLCKGEKLQTLITLGNFLLGPIPESLGSCKSLTRIRMGENFLNGSVPKGLFGLPKLTQVELQNNLLTGDFPDTDDSVAVNLGQISLSNNQLTGKLPASIGSFSGVQKLLLDGNKFTGIIPSEIGKLQQLSKIDFSSNKFSGEIPREISQCKLLTFVDLSRNQFSGEIPKEITGMRILNYLNISRNHLNGSIPKSISTMQSLTSVDFSYNNFSGLVPETGQFSYFNYTSFLGNPDLCGPFLGPCKNGVMGSSQPPQKKGLSASMKLLLVIGLLLCSIIFAIAAIIKARSLKKASEARAWKLTAFQRLDFIGDDVLDCLKEDNIIGKGGAGIVYKGSMPNGDQVAVKRLPVMSRGSSHDHGFNAEIQTLGKIRHRHIVRLLGFCSNHETNLLVYEYMPNGSLGEVLHGKKGGHLHWDTRYKIAVEAAKGLCYLHHDCSPLIVHRDVKSNNILLDSSFEAHVADFGLAKFLQDSGTSECMSAIAGSYGYIAPEYAYTLKVDEKSDVYSFGVVLLELITGRKPVGEFGDGVDIVQWVKKLTDGNKEGVLKIMDPRLPSLPLHEVMHVFYVAMLCVEEQAVERPTMREVVQILLEIPNPVTTTKQEEASPLESSQGSTDVTVSPTKENRTPPKSPPTDLLSI